A window of the Brassica oleracea var. oleracea cultivar TO1000 chromosome C1, BOL, whole genome shotgun sequence genome harbors these coding sequences:
- the LOC106295425 gene encoding probable carboxylesterase 12: MDSEIAVDCSPLLKIYKSGRIERLMGETTVPASLTLQNGVVSKDVVYSPDDNLSVRMYLPVKAAETGEKFPLLVYFHGGGFIIETAFSPTYHTFLTAAVSASDCVAVSVDYRRAPEHPIPISFDDSWTCLKWVFTHIAGSGLESWLNKHVDFSKLFLAGDSAGATIAHHMAMRAAREKVSPELSDSGISGIILVHPYFWSKTPIDDKETKDETLRSKIEAFWMMATPNNKDGVDDPLINVVQSESVDISGLGCGKALVMVAEKDALARQGWRYAAKLKKSEWKGKVELVESEGEDHVFHLMRPDCEKALEAMKIFAGFLKGEM, translated from the coding sequence ATGGATTCTGAGATCGCCGTCGACTGCTCTCCGTTGCTCAAGATATACAAGAGTGGCCGCATCGAGCGTCTCATGGGCGAAACCACCGTCCCAGCCTCTTTAACCCTACAAAACGGCGTCGTTTCCAAGGACGTCGTTTATTCTCCCGACGACAATCTCTCCGTCCGCATGTACCTCCCGGTGAAAGCCGCGGAGACCGGTGAGAAATTCCCACTCCTCGTCTACTTCCACGGCGGAGGATTCATCATCGAAACCGCTTTCTCGCCGACGTACCACACTTTCCTCACGGCGGCTGTCTCTGCTTCCGACTGCGTAGCAGTGTCCGTGGATTACAGGCGTGCACCGGAGCATCCCATTCCGATCTCGTTCGATGATTCGTGGACATGTCTCAAATGGGTATTCACCCACATTGCCGGATCTGGCTTGGAGAGTTGGTTGAACAAACACGTCGACTTCAGCAAACTGTTCCTCGCCGGAGACAGCGCCGGCGCGACCATCGCTCATCACATGGCGATGAGAGCTGCGAGGGAGAAAGTCAGTCCCGAGTTAAGCGACTCAGGAATCTCCGGGATCATCCTGGTGCATCCTTACTTCTGGTCGAAAACACCAATCGATGACAAGGAGACGAAAGATGAAACGTTGAGGTCCAAGATCGAAGCGTTTTGGATGATGGCTACTCCAAACAACAAAGACGGAGTCGATGATCCGTTGATCAACGTGGTTCAGTCAGAGTCGGTGGATATCTCCGGGTTGGGTTGCGGGAAAGCGTTGGTGATGGTGGCTGAGAAAGACGCGTTGGCGAGGCAAGGTTGGCGGTACGCGGCGAAGCTTAAGAAGAGCGAGTGGAAAGGGAAAGTGGAGTTGGTGGAGAGTGAAGGAGAAGACCATGTTTTTCATTTGATGAGACCTGATTGTGAGAAAGCTCTTGAGGCTATGAAGATATTCGCAGGCTTTCTTAAGGGAGAGATGTAG
- the LOC106320597 gene encoding probable carboxylesterase 13 produces MDSEIVYDFSPVFIIYKSGRIERLTGETIVQSSLTPHNGVVSKDVVYSPGDNLSVRIFLPEKAAKTGEKLPLLVYFHGGAFIIETPFSPTYHTFLTTAVSASDCIAVSVDYRRPPEHPIPIPYDDSWTSLKWVFTHIAGCGPENWLNKHADFSKVFLAGDSAGANITHHMTMRAAKEKLSPHLSGSGISGIILVHPYFWSKTPVDDKDTTDVTTRSRSETLWRIASPNSKDGVDDPFINVVQAESVDISGLGCRKVLVMVAELDLLVRQDWCYAAKLERSGWKGEVEVMETEGEKHVFHLKNPDTEKAHELVKKFASFIKGEM; encoded by the coding sequence ATGGATTCAGAGATCGTGTACGACTTCTCTCCAGTGTTCATAATCTACAAGAGTGGCCGCATCGAGCGCCTCACCGGTGAAACCATCGTCCAATCTTCTTTAACTCCCCACAACGGCGTCGTTTCTAAGGACGTCGTTTATTCTCCCGGCGATAATCTCTCCGTCCGTATTTTCCTCCCGGAGAAAGCCGCGAAGACCGGTGAGAAACTCCCTCTCCTCGTTTACTTCCACGGAGGAGCATTCATCATCGAAACCCCTTTCTCACCGACTTACCACACTTTCCTCACGACGGCTGTATCTGCTTCCGACTGCATAGCAGTGTCGGTGGATTACCGGCGTCCACCGGAGCATCCCATTCCGATCCCTTACGATGATTCATGGACGTCTCTCAAATGGGTATTCACCCACATCGCCGGTTGTGGACCGGAGAATTGGCTGAACAAACACGCCGACTTCAGCAAAGTGTTCCTCGCCGGAGACAGCGCCGGTGCGAACATCACTCATCACATGACGATGAGAGCTGCGAAGGAGAAACTGAGTCCCCATTTGAGCGGTTCAGGAATCTCGGGAATCATCTTGGTTCATCCTTACTTCTGGTCTAAAACACCAGTCGACGACAAGGATACGACGGATGTAACGACGAGGTCCAGATCGGAGACGCTCTGGAGGATAGCGAGTCCTAATAGCAAAGACGGAGTGGATGATCCGTTTATCAACGTCGTTCAAGCAGAGTCGGTGGATATCTCCGGCTTGGGATGCAGAAAGGTTTTGGTGATGGTGGCAGAGTTAGATTTGCTAGTGAGGCAAGATTGGTGTTACGCGGCGAAGCTTGAGAGGAGTGGTTGGAAGGGAGAAGTGGAGGTGATGGAGACTGAAGGAGAAAAACATGTCTTTCATTTGAAGAATCCTGATACTGAGAAAGCTCATGAGCTCGTGAAGAAGTTCGCAAGCTTTATTAAGGGAGAGATGTAG